One Paracoccaceae bacterium genomic region harbors:
- a CDS encoding DUF2182 domain-containing protein: MFAARPLSLPPARLLWPAFFGTVLAAWAGVFLMARAQALPDGAPPGLLASLCVAAGQAQPLALFAMWALMAAAMMLPTFAPALSTFRNLAATGATDDRAAMALAGGYLAVWLAASAGGAALQSALSQVALIGPDGASLSRPLTAALLAGAGLWQFTAWKSACLSRCRHPLTFFLERWRPGSGPAFRMGLSMGVHCLGCCWALMATAFVGGTMNLLWMGGATLLMAAEKLAIGRRLTRPLGVALLACAAAVGAGLL, encoded by the coding sequence ATGTTCGCCGCCCGGCCCCTGTCGCTGCCCCCCGCGCGCCTGCTCTGGCCCGCCTTCTTCGGCACGGTCCTTGCCGCATGGGCGGGCGTGTTCCTGATGGCGCGCGCCCAGGCCCTGCCCGATGGCGCCCCGCCGGGCCTGCTCGCCTCGCTCTGCGTCGCGGCGGGCCAGGCACAGCCGCTGGCACTATTCGCGATGTGGGCGCTGATGGCGGCGGCGATGATGCTGCCGACCTTCGCCCCCGCGCTGTCCACCTTCCGCAACCTCGCCGCCACCGGCGCCACCGACGACCGCGCCGCCATGGCCCTTGCCGGGGGCTACCTCGCGGTCTGGCTTGCCGCATCGGCCGGTGGCGCGGCGCTGCAATCGGCCCTGTCCCAGGTCGCGCTGATCGGCCCCGACGGCGCCAGCCTGTCGCGCCCGCTGACCGCCGCGCTGCTGGCGGGTGCCGGCCTGTGGCAGTTCACCGCCTGGAAATCCGCCTGCCTGTCGCGCTGCCGCCATCCCTTGACCTTCTTCCTCGAACGCTGGCGCCCCGGTTCCGGCCCGGCCTTCCGGATGGGCCTGTCGATGGGCGTGCATTGCCTTGGCTGCTGCTGGGCGCTGATGGCCACGGCCTTTGTCGGCGGCACGATGAACCTGCTCTGGATGGGTGGCGCCACCCTGCTGATGGCGGCCGAGAAACTGGCGATCGGGCGGCGCCTGACCCGGCCACTTGGCGTGGCGCTGCTGGCCTGCGCGGCGGCGGTGGGCGCGGGACTACTGTAG
- a CDS encoding sugar phosphate isomerase/epimerase and 4-hydroxyphenylpyruvate domain-containing protein encodes MKTAIATVSVSGRFVEKLDAIAQAGFDGIEIFEQDFIAADHSPREVGAMVRDHGLEIALFQPFRDFEGLPEPYRSRAFARAARKFALMDELGTDLLLVCSSVHPAALGGIDRMAQDFHDLGELAARHGIRVGFEALCWGRHVNDHRDAWEVVRRAEHPNVGLILDSFHTLGRGIDPDTIRRIPGDRIFFVQLADAPAIPMDLLYWSRHFRNMPGEGDLDVTGFLRAVMATGYGGPLSLEIFNDQFRAGLPRLVAQDGHRSLIHLADRVRRAEPGLLPELPGFPAPAPVEGVEFIEFATDPDDAKSLELFLNSSGFEPAGRHVSKAVTLWRQGGVNILVNTETEGFAHSAYVAHGTTVSEIALTVPDAEGAFRRAVALGAEVHDQPVAAGELAIPAIRGVGGSMIRLLDHGSDLGRIWQVDFRSVAAPEGAGLAGVDHIGQTMAHDEMLSWALYYTSVFDGVKAPMVDVADPDGLVRSQAVRSGALRVTLNGAEARRTLAGRFVEESFGSAVQHIAFETKDIFGTAARLAARGFPVLQIGANYYDDVEARFGLDPALTARLRAANVMYDEEPGGQFFQLYSASRPDGLFFEIVQRQGNYQGYGAPNAPFRIAAQKRAARPAGMPQF; translated from the coding sequence ATGAAAACGGCCATTGCCACCGTCTCGGTTTCGGGACGTTTTGTCGAGAAGCTGGACGCCATCGCCCAGGCGGGGTTCGACGGAATCGAGATCTTCGAGCAGGATTTCATCGCCGCCGACCATTCCCCGCGCGAGGTGGGCGCCATGGTGCGCGACCATGGCCTGGAAATCGCGCTGTTCCAGCCCTTCCGGGATTTCGAAGGTCTGCCAGAGCCTTACCGCAGCCGGGCCTTTGCCCGTGCGGCGCGCAAGTTCGCCCTGATGGACGAGCTTGGCACGGATCTGCTGCTGGTCTGTTCCTCGGTCCACCCGGCCGCCCTGGGCGGCATCGACCGCATGGCGCAGGATTTCCACGATCTGGGCGAGCTGGCAGCGCGCCATGGAATCCGCGTCGGGTTCGAGGCGCTGTGCTGGGGTCGCCATGTGAACGACCACCGCGACGCCTGGGAGGTGGTGCGCCGCGCGGAGCATCCGAACGTCGGCCTGATCCTGGATTCGTTCCACACCCTGGGGCGGGGCATCGACCCCGATACCATCCGTCGTATCCCGGGCGACCGCATCTTTTTCGTCCAGCTTGCCGATGCACCGGCCATCCCGATGGACCTGCTGTACTGGTCGCGACACTTCCGGAACATGCCGGGCGAGGGTGACCTGGACGTGACGGGTTTTCTGAGGGCGGTCATGGCGACGGGCTATGGCGGGCCGCTGTCGCTGGAGATCTTCAACGACCAGTTCCGCGCGGGGCTGCCGCGGCTGGTGGCGCAGGACGGGCACCGCAGCCTGATCCACCTGGCCGACCGGGTGCGCCGGGCCGAGCCCGGCCTGTTGCCCGAGCTGCCCGGATTTCCCGCCCCGGCGCCGGTCGAAGGGGTCGAGTTCATCGAGTTCGCGACCGACCCGGATGATGCCAAATCTCTGGAATTATTCCTGAATTCCAGCGGGTTCGAACCTGCGGGGCGGCATGTGTCGAAAGCCGTCACGCTGTGGCGGCAGGGCGGTGTGAACATCCTTGTCAATACCGAGACCGAGGGGTTTGCGCATTCTGCCTATGTGGCCCATGGGACGACGGTGTCCGAGATCGCGCTGACGGTGCCGGATGCGGAGGGGGCGTTCCGGCGGGCGGTGGCATTGGGGGCCGAGGTGCATGACCAGCCGGTCGCGGCGGGTGAGCTGGCGATCCCGGCGATCCGGGGGGTGGGGGGCAGCATGATCCGGCTGCTGGACCACGGATCGGACCTTGGGCGCATCTGGCAGGTGGATTTCCGCAGCGTGGCGGCGCCCGAAGGTGCGGGTCTGGCCGGGGTGGACCACATCGGTCAGACCATGGCGCATGACGAGATGCTGAGCTGGGCGCTCTACTACACCTCGGTGTTCGACGGGGTGAAGGCACCGATGGTCGACGTGGCCGATCCTGACGGGCTGGTGCGGTCGCAGGCGGTGAGGTCGGGCGCGCTGCGCGTGACGCTGAACGGCGCCGAGGCCCGCCGGACATTGGCGGGGCGGTTCGTGGAGGAAAGCTTTGGTTCGGCCGTGCAGCATATAGCCTTTGAAACAAAGGATATTTTCGGAACGGCGGCGCGACTTGCCGCGCGGGGGTTCCCGGTGCTGCAGATCGGCGCGAACTATTACGACGACGTCGAGGCGCGGTTCGGGCTGGACCCGGCGCTGACGGCGCGGCTGCGGGCGGCGAATGTGATGTATGACGAGGAGCCGGGGGGTCAGTTCTTCCAGCTCTATTCGGCCAGCCGGCCGGACGGGCTGTTCTTCGAGATCGTGCAGCGGCAGGGCAACTATCAGGGCTATGGCGCCCCGAACGCACCGTTCCGCATCGCGGCGCAGAAGCGCGCCGCGCGACCGGCGGGGATGCCGCAATTCTGA
- a CDS encoding DUF1326 domain-containing protein, with product MTDWAIKGELILNCNCTVFCPCVVSLGKHPPTEGYCQAWMGIRIDSGHFGDEPLSGLAIGMWLDIPGLMARGNWKAAAFIDDRASDAAFDGLTRIFSGRARGTTGLFSMLVGEFAGAERAPVSYQTEGKKRRLIVGKRIQGEVVPIEGPDPDRDVTVTNTGYWMGPDITIATATRGRVRSHGRVWDFDGRSAEICQIDWHGPA from the coding sequence ATGACCGACTGGGCCATCAAGGGCGAACTGATCCTGAACTGCAACTGCACGGTGTTCTGCCCCTGCGTCGTCAGCCTGGGCAAGCATCCCCCGACCGAGGGGTATTGCCAGGCCTGGATGGGCATCCGCATCGACAGCGGCCATTTCGGGGACGAACCGCTGTCCGGCCTCGCCATCGGCATGTGGCTCGACATTCCCGGCCTGATGGCGCGCGGCAACTGGAAGGCCGCCGCCTTCATCGACGACCGGGCCTCCGATGCCGCCTTCGACGGGCTGACCCGCATCTTCTCGGGCCGCGCGCGCGGAACGACCGGCCTGTTCTCGATGCTGGTGGGCGAATTCGCGGGCGCCGAACGCGCCCCCGTCAGCTATCAGACCGAGGGCAAGAAACGCCGCCTCATCGTCGGCAAGCGCATCCAGGGCGAGGTCGTCCCCATCGAGGGCCCCGATCCCGACCGCGACGTGACGGTCACCAACACCGGCTACTGGATGGGGCCCGACATCACCATCGCCACCGCCACCCGGGGCCGCGTGCGCAGCCATGGCCGCGTCTGGGATTTCGACGGCCGCAGCGCCGAGATCTGCCAGATCGACTGGCACGGGCCGGCCTGA
- a CDS encoding oxidoreductase produces MFRALLVEKDEAGQTRATLQDLPDDRLPPGDVTVAVEYSTLNYKDGLCVTSGGGLVRSYPHVPGIDFAGRVESSDDPRYRPGDSVVLTGWRVGEAHWGGYATRARVRADWLVPLPAGLTTRDAMAVGTAGLTAMLAVIALEDHGLTPAKGEVLVTGAAGGVGSVATAILANLGYGVAAVTGRPETESYLKSLGAARIVPRAELAETVKRPLESETWAGCVDAVGGAMLARVLGQMKYGASVAAVGLAGGAALPATVVPFLLRGVNLLGIDSVMRPYADRVRAWDRIARDLPMDRLHAMVQPATLADLPALGAAILKGQVQGRVVVDVNA; encoded by the coding sequence ATGTTCCGCGCATTGCTGGTCGAGAAGGACGAGGCGGGCCAGACCCGTGCCACCCTGCAGGATCTGCCCGATGATCGGTTGCCCCCGGGCGACGTGACCGTGGCGGTCGAATACTCGACGCTGAACTACAAGGATGGCCTCTGCGTGACCAGCGGCGGCGGCCTGGTGCGCAGCTATCCCCATGTTCCGGGGATCGATTTCGCGGGCCGCGTGGAAAGCTCCGACGATCCGCGCTACCGCCCCGGCGATTCGGTGGTGCTGACCGGCTGGCGCGTGGGCGAGGCGCATTGGGGCGGCTATGCCACCCGTGCCCGCGTCAGGGCCGACTGGCTGGTGCCGCTGCCCGCCGGCCTGACCACACGCGACGCGATGGCCGTGGGCACGGCGGGGCTGACCGCCATGCTGGCCGTCATCGCGCTCGAGGATCACGGCCTGACCCCCGCGAAGGGCGAGGTTCTGGTGACCGGCGCCGCCGGGGGCGTGGGCTCGGTTGCGACCGCGATCCTTGCGAACCTGGGCTATGGCGTCGCCGCCGTGACCGGCCGCCCGGAAACCGAATCCTACCTGAAATCCCTGGGCGCCGCGCGGATCGTGCCGCGTGCCGAACTGGCCGAAACCGTCAAGCGCCCGCTTGAATCCGAGACCTGGGCGGGCTGTGTCGATGCCGTGGGCGGGGCCATGCTGGCCCGCGTGCTGGGCCAGATGAAATACGGCGCCTCGGTTGCCGCCGTGGGCCTTGCCGGGGGGGCGGCGCTGCCCGCAACCGTGGTGCCCTTCCTGCTGCGCGGCGTGAACCTGCTGGGCATCGACAGCGTGATGCGCCCCTATGCCGACCGGGTGCGCGCCTGGGACCGGATCGCCCGCGACCTGCCGATGGACCGGCTGCACGCCATGGTGCAGCCCGCCACGCTGGCCGACCTGCCCGCACTCGGGGCGGCGATCCTCAAGGGCCAGGTGCAGGGCCGCGTCGTCGTGGATGTGAATGCCTGA
- a CDS encoding shikimate dehydrogenase, producing the protein MTDTIRLGLIGDNIAASQSPRLHRLAGAQNHRRVVYDSLIPRLEGADFDSLFNRVALGGYRGVNVTYPYKERAASKVSIDDPLVRAIGAVNTVRFDAGGPRGFNTDHSGFVAAYRRVMGDTPPGPVLMIGAGGVGKAVAFGLVALGMTEIRIADRDLPKAEALAEALRTVRPGLLTRTGSDAQAMSEGASGLVNCTPVGMVGYAGTPLPAPAMPGAAWAFDAVYTPVDTQFLQDAGAAGLRIISGYELFVGQGVDAWAIFTGLPLDEAQLRADLLAGRDVS; encoded by the coding sequence ATGACCGATACCATCCGTCTTGGCCTGATCGGCGACAACATCGCCGCATCGCAGTCGCCGCGCCTGCATCGGCTGGCGGGGGCGCAGAACCATCGGCGGGTCGTCTACGACAGCCTGATCCCGCGCCTTGAAGGAGCGGATTTCGACAGCCTTTTCAACCGGGTGGCGCTTGGCGGCTACCGTGGCGTGAACGTGACCTACCCCTACAAGGAACGCGCGGCCTCAAAGGTCTCGATCGACGATCCGCTGGTGCGCGCGATCGGGGCGGTGAACACGGTGCGCTTTGACGCAGGCGGTCCGAGGGGGTTCAACACCGACCATTCGGGTTTCGTCGCGGCCTACCGCCGCGTGATGGGCGACACCCCGCCGGGGCCGGTGCTGATGATCGGGGCGGGGGGCGTGGGCAAGGCGGTGGCCTTTGGTCTTGTCGCGCTCGGGATGACGGAGATCCGCATCGCCGACCGCGACCTGCCCAAGGCCGAGGCACTGGCCGAAGCGCTGCGGACGGTGCGCCCGGGGCTGCTGACGCGGACCGGCAGCGACGCCCAGGCGATGTCCGAGGGTGCCTCGGGCCTGGTGAACTGCACGCCCGTGGGCATGGTCGGATACGCGGGCACGCCCCTGCCCGCCCCGGCGATGCCGGGGGCGGCCTGGGCCTTTGATGCGGTCTATACCCCTGTGGACACACAGTTTCTGCAGGATGCCGGGGCGGCGGGTCTGCGCATCATCTCGGGCTACGAGCTGTTTGTGGGCCAGGGCGTCGACGCCTGGGCGATCTTTACCGGCCTGCCTCTGGATGAGGCGCAGCTGCGGGCAGACCTTCTGGCGGGGCGCGACGTGTCATGA